A section of the Elizabethkingia anophelis R26 genome encodes:
- a CDS encoding PadR family transcriptional regulator produces MSKKNNKLYKGTLQNIILKLLAQEVKMYGYQMTQRAKELTKGELEMTEGALYPLLHKLEDDGLITSEIQNINGRDRKYYLLTEKGKHQQAEQEAEMKSYILNLNTIFNI; encoded by the coding sequence ATGTCTAAAAAGAATAACAAATTATACAAAGGAACCTTGCAGAACATTATTCTGAAGCTATTGGCACAGGAGGTTAAGATGTATGGTTATCAGATGACACAACGGGCAAAGGAGCTTACGAAGGGAGAACTGGAAATGACAGAGGGCGCACTTTATCCATTGTTGCATAAATTGGAAGATGATGGGCTTATTACATCTGAAATACAAAATATAAACGGACGTGACCGAAAATATTACTTACTGACCGAAAAAGGCAAGCATCAGCAGGCCGAACAGGAAGCAGAAATGAAAAGCTATATTCTGAATCTGAATACTATTTTTAATATTTAA
- a CDS encoding serine hydrolase domain-containing protein, which translates to MIKKLGFLFLFALLFSCKTEQQKTIDRNVVVDSTITAFQTKLTQQQIDTVFKKYLFNGSIAVFKDSTLLYRKENGYSNFKSKTKIDNNTIFAIGSVSKQFTAVLILLQKEQGKLKLEDKVSQFLPDFRIKEYENITINQLLNHTSGLNIMGNRLMFRSGTGFFYSNDGFNALGQIVEKVSGKSYDENVTELFSKIGLQHSSTASTFKTGNFASAYLGNDKVQEVVHNMPKRLAGKEIGTPAGGILSTIDDLHLWNQKLYGGKILKPETLKEFTKKSAERQHAVFGKMGYAYGIMLNTGKPEAYFHSGYVKGSPSLNIYYPETKTSVIILSNIADENKGKNAVFNPHKEVKNITDNLQNVIVDLQKDLLKPVEHKNE; encoded by the coding sequence ATGATAAAAAAATTAGGATTTCTATTTCTTTTCGCACTGCTATTTTCATGTAAAACGGAACAGCAAAAAACTATTGACCGCAACGTTGTTGTAGACTCTACAATTACAGCATTTCAAACTAAACTTACACAACAGCAGATTGACACCGTATTTAAAAAGTATCTCTTCAACGGAAGCATTGCTGTTTTCAAGGACAGTACTTTATTATACAGAAAAGAAAATGGTTATTCTAACTTTAAAAGTAAAACTAAAATTGACAACAATACCATTTTTGCCATTGGCTCGGTAAGTAAGCAGTTCACCGCTGTTCTTATCTTATTGCAGAAGGAACAAGGCAAATTAAAATTGGAAGATAAAGTTTCACAGTTTTTACCAGATTTTCGAATCAAGGAATATGAAAACATCACCATTAACCAGCTACTGAATCATACATCCGGACTGAACATTATGGGTAACCGACTCATGTTTAGAAGTGGAACAGGTTTCTTTTATTCCAATGACGGATTTAATGCATTAGGGCAAATTGTGGAGAAAGTTTCCGGAAAATCCTACGATGAAAATGTTACGGAACTTTTTAGTAAAATAGGCTTACAGCATTCGTCTACTGCATCAACTTTTAAAACCGGAAATTTTGCAAGTGCATATCTTGGAAATGACAAGGTTCAGGAAGTTGTTCACAATATGCCTAAACGACTTGCCGGAAAAGAAATCGGTACCCCTGCAGGTGGAATCCTCTCTACCATAGATGATCTTCATCTTTGGAATCAGAAATTATACGGAGGCAAAATTCTAAAGCCAGAAACACTAAAAGAATTCACAAAAAAAAGTGCAGAAAGGCAACATGCTGTTTTTGGGAAAATGGGCTATGCTTATGGCATTATGCTGAATACCGGAAAACCTGAAGCTTATTTCCATAGTGGCTATGTAAAAGGTTCTCCTTCTTTGAATATTTATTATCCGGAAACCAAAACCTCAGTAATTATTCTTTCTAACATTGCTGATGAAAATAAGGGTAAAAATGCAGTATTTAATCCGCATAAAGAGGTTAAAAATATTACAGATAACCTTCAGAACGTTATTGTAGATTTACAGAAAGATTTACTAAAGCCTGTTGAACATAAAAATGAATAA
- the thpR gene encoding RNA 2',3'-cyclic phosphodiesterase, whose protein sequence is MNKLYFIAIYPPKSIIEEIRVFKEDMARNYSNSKALKNDAHITLFPPFSRDKSMEEDIITAFQKIDTHISPFELVLDGFGSFPNPKNPVLFVQPKKSESLNTLHSKVKEYFNFIKNSFNPHVTVGYRDLSFDNFQKAWSFYQYKDYKTKFIVDEIQLLRHDGKWVPISTKKLTGE, encoded by the coding sequence ATGAATAAATTATATTTCATAGCCATCTATCCTCCAAAATCTATTATTGAGGAGATCAGGGTTTTCAAAGAAGATATGGCCAGAAATTACAGTAATTCCAAGGCACTGAAAAATGATGCCCATATTACTCTATTTCCGCCGTTCTCAAGAGACAAGTCTATGGAAGAGGATATTATTACTGCTTTTCAGAAGATCGACACGCATATTTCACCCTTTGAGTTAGTATTAGATGGCTTTGGATCTTTTCCAAATCCCAAAAATCCGGTCCTGTTTGTTCAACCAAAGAAGAGTGAAAGTCTGAATACACTTCATTCCAAAGTAAAAGAATATTTTAATTTTATAAAAAACTCTTTCAATCCTCATGTAACAGTCGGTTATAGAGACCTAAGCTTTGATAATTTCCAGAAAGCATGGAGTTTCTATCAATACAAAGATTACAAAACTAAATTCATAGTCGATGAAATTCAACTTCTTCGCCATGATGGAAAATGGGTCCCTATATCAACTAAAAAATTAACCGGAGAATAG